One stretch of Kwoniella pini CBS 10737 chromosome 3, complete sequence DNA includes these proteins:
- a CDS encoding 40S ribosomal protein uS10, translating to MSEFKDDLEKTGGASAAQIHKIRITLTSRNVKPLEKFSTDLINRAKDRDLKVKGPVRLPTKVLKHTTRKSPCGEGSKTWDRYEMRIHKRLIDLNSSADVVKQITSLTLEPGVEVEVTIAG from the exons atGTCTGAATTCAAAGATGATCTCGAAAAGACCGGTGGTGCTTCCGCTGCTCAAATCCACAAGATTAGAATTACCTTGACTTCTAGAAATGTTAAACCTTTAGAGAAAT TCTCTACCGATCTGATTAACAGAGCCAAGGACAGAGATCTTAAAGTCAAAGGTCCCGTTAGACTTCCTACTAAAGTCTTGAAACACACCACCAGAAAATC TCCATGTGGTGAAGGTTCAAAGACTTGGGACAGATACGAAATGAGAATTCAcaaaagattgattgacCTTAACTCCTCAGCTGATGTTGTTAAACAAATC ACTTCCCTCACTCTTGAACCAGgagttgaagttgaagttaCCATTGCTGGTTAA
- a CDS encoding tRNA pseudouridine(55) synthase has protein sequence MPKSPSVPPLPLNGLFPIAKPSGPSSMKVIDSITSLLLDSKLFDDPERRRHAKGQRNKKKNTSHLGLKIGQGGTLDPLADGVLVIGVNRGTKHLNRFLECSKEYESIGLLGCMTTSMDSDDPVLSTSSWEHVTKEDVEKVLDRFRGEIYQVPPIFSALKMDGKPLYEYARESKPLPRPIPTRKCTVSIELVDYKPASVTPGDGGHDYRWPEKRLSEEEKIVFRKLTDIVSKAGTEPTKPKSESLISEEAQNTLNTTSSEPLKPEEGNQETTKKEENFVPDLGKPDYPEISPINGLRPPTFTVKMTVSSGTYVRSIVHDIGIALGCGAHVVKLTRTRQGEFSLYGDEEALASTSMSASIGDSGEVEMNAKNESKIVEEAEEATEGVSTGPTGGSIPWSVWTRALKERETILENERTEKEEAIMSGASAEEIHTNWSQEAIRQRRHNGEMKEWENELLRRFVPVPVPASGGHGAEYYKDR, from the exons ATGccaaaatcaccttctgTACCTCCGTTACCCCTCAATGGGTTATTCCCCATAGCGAAACCTTCAGGACCAAGTTC TATGAAAGTGATAGATTCCATTACTTCTTTGTTACTTGATTCAAAGCTTTTCGATGATCCCGAAAGAAGACGACACGCCAAGGGTCAACgaaataagaagaagaacacTTCACATTTAGGATTAAAGATTGGTCAGGGAGGAACTTTAGATCCTCTAGCAGATGGTGTTTTAG TCATTGGTGTTAATAGAGGTACGAAGCATTTGAATAGGTTTTTAGAATGTTCAAAAGAATATGAAAGTATAGGATTATTAGGTTGTATGACGACTTCTATGGATTCAGATGATCCAGtattatcaacttcatcttggGAACACGTTACAAAGGAAGATGTCGAAAAAGTATTAGATAGATTTCGAGGAGAGATTTATCAAGTACCACCAAT ATTTTCAGCATTAAAAATGGATGGAAAACCATTATATGAATATGCAAGAGAATCAAAACCATTACCTCGACCAATACCTACAAGAAAATGTACagtatcaattgaattagtAGATTATAAACCTGCTTCTGTCACTCCAGGTGATGGAGGACATGATTATAGATGGCCTGAAAAAAGATTatcggaagaagagaaaatagTGTTTAGAAAATTGACTGATATAGTCTCAAAGGCAGGAACTGAACCTACTAAACCTAAATCAGAGTCGTTAATCtctgaagaagctcaaaatACTTTGAATACTACTTCTTCTGAACCATTAAAACCGGAAGAAGGGAATCAAGAGACAacgaagaaagaagaaaatttcGTACCTGATTTGGGAAAACCTGATTATCCTGAAATATCACCTATAAATGGACTTCGACCACCTACTTTCACTGTTAAAATGACAGTCTCAAGTGGAACATACGTTAGATCAATCGTACATGATATAGGAATCGCATTGGGCTGTGGAGCACACGTTGTGAAACTCACAAGGACACGACAAGGTGAATTTTCGTTATACggggatgaagaagctttagcGTCAACCTCAATGTCAGCATCAATTGGCGATTCAGGAGAAGTAGAGATGAACGCAAAAAACGAATCTAAAATcgttgaagaagctgaagaagccACGGAAGGAGTAAGTACTGGACCCACAGGAGGATCTATACCTTGGTCAGTATGGACAAGAGcattgaaagaaagagaaacaattttggaaaatgaaagaacagaaaaagaagaagctattaTGTCTGGTGCAAGTGCTGAAGAAATACACACAAACTGGTCTCAAGAAGCAATAAGGCAAAGAAGGCATAATGgtgaaatgaaagaatgggaaaatgAATTGTTAAGAAGATTCGTGCCAGTTCCTGTACCTGCAAGTGGAGGACATGGAGCAGAATATTACAAAGATAGATGA